A genomic window from Aricia agestis chromosome 8, ilAriAges1.1, whole genome shotgun sequence includes:
- the LOC121729662 gene encoding ZZ-type zinc finger-containing protein 3 produces the protein MDNPESPIPEADGEFAFETDPLALRSNTDYCDLLKYIVKLEAQKMQALKDIEEISHAESKALEDPLGFVDSLKSGNVNFPPRQDVDDLPKIEWSKYNIDTSPSKNNSLDTKLTKEEFDYSIKVRGRIFNNSKPDTFNQLWSCEEQKRLEELLEMYPEEPVELRRYKKISEALGTRTPMQVASRIQKYFAKLAKAGMPIPGRAPKNVARDRSKSMFYKKSTFFPQLHVPVKMEDPYDSEPQSSSCLDTKIESKDVIEMLKAAKEQRMLDEQCPVYQSKTMCVGCQKIGFLGARWTDNAGTDYCTDCIVKLMPTERLIPIRQPL, from the coding sequence ATGGATAACCCCGAGTCTCCCATTCCCGAGGCGGACGGAGAATTCGCTTTCGAAACTGATCCCCTAGCACTAAGAAGTAACACAGATTACTgtgatttattaaaatatatcgtGAAGCTTGAGGCACAAAAAATGCAGGCCCTGAAAGACATTGAAGAAATTTCCCATGCCGAGAGCAAAGCTTTAGAAGATCCTCTAGGGTTTGTAGACAGTTTAAAGAGTGGAAATGTTAATTTTCCGCCGCGCCAAGATGTCGACGATTTACCTAAAATAGAATGGAGTAAATACAATATTGATACTTCACCGAGCAAAAATAATTCATTGGACACTAAATTGACAAAAGAAGAATTTGACTATAGCATTAAAGTTAGAGGCCGGATCTTTAATAATAGTAAACCTGATACGTTTAACCAATTGTGGTCCTGTGAGGAACAGAAAAGGCTGGAGGAATTGTTAGAAATGTACCCAGAGGAACCCGTCGAGTTGAGAAGGTATAAAAAAATTTCTGAAGCTCTCGGAACTCGAACTCCAATGCAAGTAGCGAGCAGAATCCAGAAATATTTTGCAAAACTTGCTAAAGCTGGCATGCCGATTCCTGGCAGAGCGCCTAAAAATGTAGCGCGAGACAGGAGTAAATCAATGTTTTACAAAAAATCTACTTTCTTTCCTCAACTTCACGTGCCAGTTAAAATGGAAGATCCCTATGACAGCGAACCCCAAAGTAGTTCATGTTTGGATACCAAGATTGAAAGCAAGGATGTTATAGAAATGCTCAAAGCAGCAAAGGAGCAGCGTATGCTGGATGAGCAATGTCCAGTGTACCAGTCGAAGACCATGTGTGTTGGGTGTCAAAAGATAGGATTTTTGGGGGCCCGATGGACAGACAATGCTGGTACAGACTACTGCACTGATTGTATTGTTAAGCTCATGCCAACTGAAAGACTAATTCCTATTCGACAACCTTTATAA